ATATACGATATTAAGCGTGTGGTCTAGAGAGGACATTTTTATCTCACGTCTTGCTGACTGCATGGCTCAGGTATGCAGTGTCGACACTACTTGGCATTATCATTTTAGGAGGCTAAGCTTTTGTGCCTAGTGCACACCGATTAATAAATTGTTGGAAGAACATTCCTTAGATGGTTTTACGTTTTTTCCGGGAATttaaacatgaaatattttttttagattaggtTTTGGTCCATTCCCTTTCTTTCTATATgcgttattttttatgtctctATCAGAACTCGGGACTACAAAGTACTGAACTGACAACAAAGTACATTCTTCCAATGGTCCTAAGTGGAACCGAAAATTAATTTCTATAACAAAGTTCAATGATAAGTTCTTCTCCATCTGCAGTGAATGTTGCAATTTTTGTAAGCCTATGAACACCCCCCGCAATATTTTTCTTCAGTGTATTCTATGTAACGCGAAAATCGTGACGCCCAGCCACGCTTCACgcatacattaaaaatatttacgtaatcgtgtatgtaaataaataagttgctCTATCTTCTGATAacagtataaataatattacttatacaTTCATTAATAGTTGTagtgatttatgtaagtagtgTTATGTTTTTTGCTCCTATTAAGTTTTCTTCTCCCTTCCATTCCTTCGATTAACACCagtctagcgccaactcctgaactttcGCTCGTATGCCTATTGCATGGAATGCTTTATTATCCCCGAAAAGGCCGAACAATCAACGACAATCAGGACATTGTAAGATTGGGGATGTTGAACGACTTTACGGTGACGAAGGAACGCCTAAAATAGAGTGAACAAATTATTTAACCCTTAcgaacttttcagtctgttagTTGAGATTTTATACAGGTGGGTTTTTTATGCGCTGTCTCgtttgtaataaaatgaatcgtGGTGCATAATGgaggtaaattataattagTCGCTACCTTATCAGTAGCAGTTTCTTAGAAATAATGAACACCTTTTTATACACGtgagtttaattaaattttattttaatgttactgTATAGTATCCATTGCGATATTCAATGTCGTCGTTTTCATAACTGAAATACATTAAAAGTtccttgttttatttaattattaatgatTAAAAGACTGTTGTATGTATAATTGTATACTTATGAAAGTATATAAATTTATCGTTCATTAGCATATTCTTTATACCTGCCAAGCAAGTATAAAAGCGTCAGATTACTCATAACTTGATATGAAAGTGGACAGGTCAGTTTTTGGCACATCTAGACACTCGAccgatttttttatcaaaaacaagaAATGAACCGCCTTGCCATTCCGGAACAATAAAGGACTATACTTAAAAATCACGTGTCACTCACATATGATGACGTCGCACACTAACAAATCTGTGATGGGAAGAATCCAATAGAACAATGGACCGCCACTCATTACGGCGACAATCCGTTATTATCTACCCAAGGAGGTATCATTggtttaattacatattatacatGTGTGCAGGTATACAATAATAGGTGTGTGATGATGAGCAGATTTTTCAGGAGTTTTGTAGCATTTTTGTCGGCATCGAAAGTATCAATTAGCTACAGAAGGCAGGCCCTTACAAAGTGCTATTTCATTATCGGGCACATGGCTTAAGTCATTCAACTTCTATCTGTACTGTGTACTGTAGCGACCACACCTTGGTAGGCTCTGTCCCCTCCCAAACTAGTCGTTCTTTCCACGTCGTCATATACTTACCCCAATACATTAGCATTGCAGAACAATAAGATGGATGTAAGAGGAGTCCGTCTTATTGTGTTGGAAAAAATGAACCagtttattcatttgtttctcgGTAACTCTGTTGTTGTGACTGTATCAAGTCGGCTCTCGTTTTCCACCCCAGATGTTGTGTGCATACATTAACCGGGAAAACTGTCTGACTTATATAATACCGTGTGCGTTGAGTTCTGTAAGCTGTTACCTATGTTTACAGAATACTCACAAACACCTGACAATGCCTGCAGGCAACAATAACTCGTGTTACAAACCGAACAACAAACATTGGTCGTACGCAGTCATTAAATTGCACAATGGGGCATTCGCTAGCTATTCGATTTGGGTGTCTAGAACATGATCTGAATACATGTGCACTCATTTCGACACCCGTGGCAGGCGCACGGCAGTCTCGTCCTAATTGTGTATAAACCCTTCCTCGTGACAACGCTCATctgttttatcattatttacactctaatgataaataataacaataacggTAATTAATAATGATATGAATTGTTTTTACACATCACAATCGGTGGTCATTATGAAATTGGCTTAACAATTAGCGGTCTACTTGAACTCAACCATATAGAAATAGTATATCTAAGGTTCTTATCAATTTTTGCTTAGAAAATCAAGCAATCAAGATGTCgaaactttgtattttattcatttaactGTTGGTACAATATTAGCATTCTGATAGGAAGAAGGCCGCTgagttttttaaatgaaaattggaAATGTAGTAGAAAACAAGATATCTATGTAGTTAGgtagttataatatttttttaaaatgttgcaACATAAGTCTCGGACAATTAACATCAAACGTGAATTGTCGTCATCAATTCATTAACTCGActtgagtaaataaatatgtggtTTTCAAAGTGTTTCTAAATGTATGCGACATATAATTGAATTGTTATACCTGTGTGTAGGTGTAAAATGTACGTGCATATTGAGATTATACTCATTGGTCTCGTGCTCTCCATGATCCAATATCGCGTTAAATACCTCCGTAACTGCATACTAAACGATGGCATTCAAATAACTATAAAAGCAGTTTAAGTATTTGCCTACATAATATGTCTGGCCGATAAGATACACTCAATACTAACGACAAAACAAAGGATATTTAAGATAATATAACTTAAAGCAAATATTATTGTAAGGGGTTTGTAGCGCCACGTAATGCATTATTACAGAATATTGCCAGATTCCAGTAGACTGATATTTAAACTACTTACGTACGGAATTATTACCGGTGGTATAGACGAGAATATTTGTAAACTCCATactttgttttcataattcatACTGCAGCGTCCTGGTGTCGGTGGCCGATAGCCGCTGTGCTGACAATCGTATTGACGAACTGCATAGAGTACCCTGTCAAAGTAAACTTTACACAAGGGGGCTGAGAACATCACGTGCTGTTATTATCCAAGTATTCATTTTTGAGTACCTTCAAAGGCCTTGGACCATACTAAAAACAGACCACGACATCTATTCCCGAATTAATAAATGGCATAACTTGCCTTCTAAGgttaaaaatatctataacctGTAATTTAGTTGCTAacgtcaataataataaaaaagagttGTTGTTTGAAGGTGTAATTTTTCAGATGAGAGGCTCTTGCTGTAAACGTGTTGATTATGTCATGAGTCATGACGAAACCTTCTATGGAGCCCAACAGACAATAGTGCGATATGTACTCAGCCGAAGTTGCCTATTGTACTGCTGTATGCGGATCCAATCGTAATTGTCACAAAAACTTCACCAACCGACGTAGTAGATACGCTCTGTGATGTACTGTTTAGGCGACATTAATTCGTGCTATTTGGGAACATACATTTGCTGAAAGAAGCAATTAGAATCACACTTGTCTTGTTGGGTTGACAACTCTGTAATTAATAAGACCTATTTTTTCCTGCCCCTTGGTATTCAGTCTACTTTTGCTTATTTACTTGTACTTCTTGTATAATAAACACACGTCATTGTTTTCAATTCAAACTTTATTCTAAATTGAAACATGAAGCAAGAATGTCAATCACATTATCTTAGGCATTCTCAATTTTTAAACCTCCACCACCGATCGCTGTCTGCATACCTAATAAAACTCGTATTTGTTATaagaaaacagaaaataatacttatattgaCCGTACCTGCGAACTTAGAAATTAAcgacatacatattataatccaattaatgataaatgtatttgttttgttcTCAGGGCAACAGGAGAACAACGGCATGACGGCTACGCACGGCGGCGGACGTGAAGATGATCGTCCGGACAAGGACTCCGTATACACGATCAAGACAGGATTCAAAAACGACGCCTACCAGCACGACCGAGACGCGAACGATGATATCGTCAAACCCCCACCACTACCCGCTGAAGACGATAATTACATGTCTGGCAAAGTAAAATTAAGTGTCAATGAGAAATGgagaatattaaaaaacattgccGCAGTGAGCGCAGCGTTCATGATCCAATTCACCGCCTTCCAAGGAACTGCTAACCTGCAGTCCTCCATAAACGCCGCAGATGGCCTAGGAACAGTTTCCCTGAGTTCGATCTACGCGGCGCTTGTAGTCTCCTGTATATTCGTACCCACATTCCTAATTAAGAGGCTAACGGTCAAATGGACCCTCTGCATATCTATGATGTGCTATGCCCCGTACATCGGGGCGCAGTTTTACCCGGCGTTCTACACCCTCGTCCCAGCGGGCGTGGTGGTCGGGCTGGGAGCGGCACCTATGTGGACATCGAAGGCCACGTACCTGACGCAGGCTGGCAGCGTCTACGCGAAGCTGACCGACCAGGCCGTCGACGGTATTATAGTACGGTTCTTCGGCTTCTTCTTCCTCGCTTGGCAGACGGCTGAGCTTTGGGGAAATCTGATCTCCAGTTTAGGTGAGTTCATTTTATATAAATccaaattatttatcaattctCTGTAAATTTTAAATCATGGAGCTTAGCTCTGGGTTTGATCTTTAGGTATGCTTACGAATGCAGTGGCGTTCTTTTTCGGCAGTGTTTTCTTCGGGAGTGCACAACTCGAACGTGACAACTGAGAACACGAGCAAGACGTTGCTGACTTGCGGCGCGAACTTCTGCATGATCGGCGGCGGCCACCATGACAACCAGAACCTGCACCGGCCTCCAGACAGCGAGATATATGAGATCAGTGCCATATACCTCGCCTGCGTCGTCGTTGCCGTCCTCATGGTGGCTCTCCTTGTCGATCCTCTGTCAAGGTATGCTAATTTGCATAATAcataaatagaatagaaataggttatagaagaaaataattattctcAAAAACCGCTGACCTTCTCTGTCACtctgaaaataaaacactgtGCATAATTTTGATTTCTGTTTGAATACAGTACTTATTCAATTTCGATAGCAAGTTCGCAGACTTCAAAAGTTTGcaaaactttatattatttaccagTTGCTGTATTTCGATGATGCGGTACTGCCTACAATTCGCTTATcattgatttaattattttcctatTCAAGACTCGTTTCATTGTTGTCATGTAACGGTAAGATATCCAAACAGAATGCTATATGACTTTGTATTGTGATGCGTGCTACAATATCTATAAATGTTTATTGCCGTCATCCCCCCTTCCTAAATTTAATTTGTACACGAAGTGTCGCCTAGTTTTTGTTACGAGTACTCAAACCATTTGTTACTTAGATTGATATTGGTCGGCTGACGTGAGTCGGGCTTGTTTTTTGCGAAACATCCACAAGTCACAAGAGTCATGTCAATGCCTTTATATAATGTACTTATTGTTGCTTACTTAAAATTCTGAGCAACTTCCCACAACAGGCTTAGGTACCAAAGTATTTTCGAATGTCTTGTTATTAATGTATGgttttttcttagtttttttgttCTACTGTTAATGGCACGCTTTGGTGGTTTTCATTGCCTCTGTTGCGTAATTAACAGTCGTAGTTTATATTATTCTATTTGCGACTACGGCTGTAACTTCATCAGTAATAGATATTTGATCCGATTAACCAGATTTGCAAATCTGTCTGCTGAACATATTTAATAAGATCTTGGACAAGATTACGATTTCCAGCGagggttttttttgttttcttgatcTAACAGGACTTCCACTGACCTTGTCTTGCTATTATCACACCGATCTTTAAATTTAACAAAGTTCAATGTATCATATTATCTAGATACCCCTTTTTTCCCATGCGTATACATATATACTCCATATATGTAACTGTTCTTAACCTACGTGAATTCAAACATTTAATTCTATTCTCCAGGTATGGTGAGAAGCAAAGGAAGTCAGACCCCTCAAAGGAGCTGACTGGAATCCAACTGCTGTCAGCCACCGCATACCAGTTAAAGAAGCCGAACCAACAACTCTTGATCCCCATCACTCTGTGGATTGGTATGGAGCAAGCGTTCATTGGAGCTGATTACACACAGGTACATTTCCAAGCTGtgtcttcttttgtttttaatggaaTATAACTCCTGCATTGACTATAGTTTCGCATTCCGTATAAGTATCCAGCTTTCATGCCAAAAATGCTGAACTGATTCCTATAAAGGTTATACGGATAGTCTGGATATAAAGAAAGGCATAGAAGGTAAAACGAGacagtaatttaatttgttacaatcTTAACAATGGACTACTTATATCCGGGTGCGGACAATAGTAGCCTCAAGCTagggtttaattttaattctagaTATTTCTAGACTTGGGTCATCCTTAGTTACTAGTAATTAATACATGTATTAATCcacaaaaaactacaattaTTAACTCGTGAACGCTGAACGctttgaaaacaataataaaaccgAATAGCAAATAATTGTGGCAGTTTGCGTTATTTTTATTGCCTCAAAATAATATCCGTAAACGGTTAGGAAGATTAAATAATTGTGTCGTTAAATACAGCTAGATTTTTAAAGTTTgggtattttattacattaaattgACTTCGAAAATTAGCTTTTAGTTTcgctttaaatttttattttcaaaaatataatcatcgaaaaataattataaacgaaCTCCACAAGCTTCAAAAATGGGGTCTCACATTCAGTTGTCGGTTTCATATAGACTATAGCTTTGAAACTCATCTCTGAACAACAAAAACGAAGTATCAAACGAGTATTGAACATTTTTTGCTCACAAAATGACCTCCAATGTTAGTTACGAATACCGTTATACATAGGATGTTAGGTAAATGAATTCTATTCTCATGAAACGGAACGGCAACAGAAGTTTTTTATCCAACTGCGCACGCGAAGAAGTGTATGTAGTAATTTTTACCaatgttatgtaaaaaatacaggcaattacaattttattacatgTGCGTTCAAGCGCTCGCGCAAGCGTCAATTAAGGCACTCTAAAATACATATAACTACATGTTTGATCGTGAAATCGTGAATTTCGAGATGAAATTGTGTTTGTTTCATTATTATCtaggaaaaaaaacatttcaggaTTCTTATTAGACTGTCTTCTTTTTTTATGTGGAAACTTCAATTGATCAGAAAATCATCAGGTACAGGAGGTTTGGTTGACTAAAACCTTCTCTTCTCTTCTGGAGCCCTATATATACCAGGTCACCTCTCTAGAGCGTCACCCCGGCAAGCTGTGACCATGTATCCCTACCATAAATACTGGATCAAAACCTCTTCTTCCAGGCTTACGTATCCTGCGCGCTCGGGATCCGTTCCATCGGCTACGTCATGATCTGCTTCGGCGTGGTCAACGCAATCTGCTCTCTGGTCTTCGGGTCAGCTATGAAGTACATCGGAAGATTCCCAATACTAGTGATGGGAGCTGCCCTGCATCTTGGACTCATCGTGTGGCTACTCATCTGGAAGCCTGACCCGGAGTCGCCGACAACGTTCTTCATTATATCTGGTCTCTGGGGCGTCGGGGATGCTGTTTGGCAGACTCAAATTAACGGTGAGTCATATGTTTTTATCTCGAACATTTCAAATCTATtttcgttacagcctttttattgtcaaactgctgggcacaggcctcctctcacacagattGAGC
This window of the Helicoverpa zea isolate HzStark_Cry1AcR chromosome 31, ilHelZeax1.1, whole genome shotgun sequence genome carries:
- the LOC124644968 gene encoding UNC93-like protein, which encodes MTATHGGGREDDRPDKDSVYTIKTGFKNDAYQHDRDANDDIVKPPPLPAEDDNYMSGKVKLSVNEKWRILKNIAAVSAAFMIQFTAFQGTANLQSSINAADGLGTVSLSSIYAALVVSCIFVPTFLIKRLTVKWTLCISMMCYAPYIGAQFYPAFYTLVPAGVVVGLGAAPMWTSKATYLTQAGSVYAKLTDQAVDGIIVRFFGFFFLAWQTAELWGNLISSLVFSSGVHNSNVTTENTSKTLLTCGANFCMIGGGHHDNQNLHRPPDSEIYEISAIYLACVVVAVLMVALLVDPLSRYGEKQRKSDPSKELTGIQLLSATAYQLKKPNQQLLIPITLWIGMEQAFIGADYTQAYVSCALGIRSIGYVMICFGVVNAICSLVFGSAMKYIGRFPILVMGAALHLGLIVWLLIWKPDPESPTTFFIISGLWGVGDAVWQTQINGLYGVLFRRNKEAAFSNYRLWESAGFVIAYAYSTHLCARMKLYVMMVMLLIGVAGYIVVEILHKRKARRLKAIAEDPAIAAEAAKQPPEEDDEKDEIDDEIIITHL